The following coding sequences lie in one Photobacterium sp. CCB-ST2H9 genomic window:
- a CDS encoding siderophore ferric iron reductase — protein MDQRTEHQSFPGIIARAVQPQHLIRLFHDGERLIPIMKGVESPDTLFSITRDGQNDQLLASLYQYWQQNYPEAGQPYWTTRSWSMLTWQPLYLAFVCVYSVQAVPPLSQIVQQYNNEGWVAGYSFSQNSKWCEGNTQKLIQCAGRELVDLYEELREQMELHTRIRPGFTRQLLADTVIAVLLRYHNTLPERLSADVVLQHAAWWLESLGLPGKHINTLYCSEEGQWQQMRVSCCMHYRRDDGKYCANCPKNRI, from the coding sequence ATGGATCAGAGAACGGAACATCAGAGTTTTCCTGGCATCATTGCCCGGGCGGTTCAGCCGCAGCATCTGATCCGGTTGTTCCATGACGGGGAGCGTCTGATTCCTATCATGAAAGGCGTTGAGTCACCCGACACCCTGTTCTCTATCACCCGGGACGGGCAAAATGATCAGTTGTTAGCCAGCCTCTATCAGTACTGGCAGCAAAATTATCCGGAAGCCGGGCAACCTTACTGGACAACCCGAAGCTGGTCGATGCTGACCTGGCAGCCACTGTATCTGGCTTTTGTCTGTGTCTATAGTGTGCAGGCGGTGCCGCCGCTGAGCCAGATTGTGCAGCAGTATAACAATGAAGGCTGGGTGGCTGGTTACAGCTTCAGTCAGAACAGTAAGTGGTGTGAGGGAAACACGCAAAAGCTGATTCAGTGCGCCGGGCGGGAGCTGGTGGATCTTTATGAAGAACTGCGTGAGCAGATGGAACTGCATACGCGGATTCGTCCCGGTTTTACCCGTCAGTTACTGGCTGATACCGTGATTGCAGTCCTGCTGCGTTACCACAATACCTTGCCCGAACGCTTGTCTGCAGACGTTGTACTGCAACATGCGGCTTGGTGGCTGGAAAGTCTGGGTCTACCAGGGAAACATATCAATACTTTATATTGTTCAGAAGAAGGCCAGTGGCAGCAAATGAGAGTCAGCTGCTGTATGCATTACCGTCGGGATGATGGGAAGTACTGTGCCAATTGTCCGAAGAACAGAATCTAA
- a CDS encoding YebC/PmpR family DNA-binding transcriptional regulator has translation MGRSFEVRKASMAKTQGAKIKVYSKYGKEIYMSAKNGGTDPDSNLSLRRLMEKAKKDQVPSHVIEKAIDKASGGGGEDFSTARYEGFGPGGCSVIVDCLTDNNNRTYMDVRQCFVKNNAKIGAPGAVAHMFDHQAVFQFQGDDEEAVMEALIMADVDVSDIEAEDGVITVFAPHTEFFKVKNALSDAMPDVTMEVEEITFVPQAMHPVTGDDVAAFDKFLDMLNDCDDVQNVYHNAEIEG, from the coding sequence ATGGGACGCAGTTTCGAAGTTCGTAAAGCCTCAATGGCTAAAACTCAAGGCGCAAAAATTAAGGTCTACTCCAAATACGGTAAAGAGATCTACATGAGCGCCAAAAACGGCGGTACAGATCCGGACAGCAACCTGTCTCTGCGCCGTCTGATGGAAAAAGCAAAGAAAGATCAGGTGCCGAGTCACGTGATCGAAAAAGCTATTGATAAAGCAAGCGGTGGCGGCGGTGAAGACTTCTCAACCGCACGTTACGAAGGTTTCGGCCCGGGTGGCTGCTCTGTAATTGTTGACTGCCTGACAGACAACAACAACCGCACCTATATGGACGTTCGCCAGTGCTTTGTGAAAAACAACGCGAAAATCGGTGCACCGGGTGCAGTAGCACACATGTTCGATCATCAGGCTGTTTTCCAGTTCCAGGGTGACGATGAAGAAGCCGTCATGGAAGCGCTGATCATGGCCGACGTTGATGTTTCAGACATTGAAGCAGAAGACGGCGTGATCACAGTGTTTGCACCGCACACCGAGTTCTTCAAAGTGAAAAACGCGCTGTCTGACGCAATGCCTGACGTGACCATGGAAGTTGAAGAAATCACTTTCGTACCTCAAGCCATGCATCCGGTTACGGGTGACGATGTCGCAGCATTCGATAAGTTCCTCGACATGCTGAACGACTGTGACGACGTCCAGAACGTTTATCACAACGCAGAAATTGAAGGTTAA
- a CDS encoding methyl-accepting chemotaxis protein, with protein MFINTLTLRTKLILSVLLPCIILLLVGILSHLSMSQIGERSERLYLNTATPMRAMAEAASRIPRMRVGIDMMLFQEIDGLKDQKGVLKRIKETRDEDIPEMRAAMEQSVAAQVKPELKKAAESLQRNFETMIQTELNPMLNALEVGNTSEAYRYYRKYAVSYGVMRKQAHEILDTLLVQAQNLNEEAQQSFEDGQRNLVLLIIIALTISFFISFVIIQNLRTRVSTLQKTIQTAEKNMSLNTRIDLGGKDELTAISDTLNNFFAKIHHSVEEVAQSSRNLALTAQSVATTAQTTQNNCVTQRDRTIQVATAINELGATVNEIANNAAQAAHIAKEATTQAQDGTNVVEHAREKMHELSNDLGDTTGVIEALARQVTDISVILDTIRSISEQTNLLALNAAIEAARAGEQGRGFAVVADEVRNLASRSANSTEEIQDVINRLQSESTKAVDAISQGREQGATVADKANLATESLIQIVSYIDQISSQNIQVATATEEQSSVVQEINRNIEDINHLTAETADIANQLNVSSDQLQELSDQMDKLVRRFKL; from the coding sequence ATGTTTATCAACACATTAACATTAAGAACCAAATTAATTCTGTCGGTATTACTCCCTTGCATCATTTTATTGCTTGTAGGTATTTTAAGTCACCTGAGTATGTCTCAGATTGGTGAACGTTCAGAACGCCTATATTTGAACACTGCCACGCCTATGCGAGCCATGGCAGAAGCCGCCTCACGAATCCCTCGCATGCGGGTAGGCATCGACATGATGCTGTTCCAGGAAATTGACGGTTTAAAGGATCAGAAAGGTGTTCTCAAGCGCATTAAAGAAACCCGTGATGAAGATATCCCGGAGATGCGTGCCGCGATGGAACAGTCCGTTGCTGCACAGGTGAAACCGGAACTGAAAAAAGCTGCGGAATCGCTGCAACGAAACTTCGAAACCATGATTCAGACGGAATTAAACCCGATGCTGAATGCGCTCGAAGTTGGAAATACATCAGAAGCTTATCGCTATTACCGTAAATATGCCGTTTCTTACGGCGTGATGCGCAAACAGGCACATGAAATTCTGGATACGCTGCTTGTTCAGGCTCAAAACTTAAATGAAGAAGCACAGCAAAGTTTTGAAGATGGACAACGCAATCTGGTTTTATTAATTATTATTGCGCTCACGATCTCATTTTTCATTTCTTTCGTCATCATTCAGAATCTGAGAACCCGAGTATCGACTTTGCAGAAGACGATTCAAACGGCAGAAAAGAATATGTCGCTCAATACTCGTATTGATCTCGGCGGCAAAGATGAATTAACGGCGATCAGCGATACACTGAATAACTTCTTTGCCAAGATTCATCATTCTGTTGAAGAAGTCGCGCAGAGCTCCCGAAACCTGGCACTGACAGCTCAGTCCGTTGCCACCACGGCACAAACCACTCAGAACAACTGCGTGACACAACGTGACAGAACCATTCAGGTTGCAACCGCCATCAACGAACTTGGCGCAACTGTGAATGAAATTGCGAATAACGCTGCGCAAGCTGCACATATTGCAAAAGAAGCCACTACACAGGCTCAGGATGGTACCAATGTTGTCGAGCATGCCAGAGAAAAAATGCATGAGCTCAGCAATGATTTGGGTGACACAACCGGTGTAATTGAAGCGCTGGCGAGACAGGTGACAGATATCAGTGTCATTCTGGATACCATCCGCAGCATCTCAGAACAGACCAACCTGCTGGCTCTGAATGCTGCCATTGAAGCGGCTCGTGCCGGTGAACAGGGTCGTGGTTTTGCTGTTGTTGCCGATGAGGTCAGAAATCTGGCATCTCGTTCAGCAAACTCGACAGAAGAAATTCAGGATGTTATCAACCGCCTGCAAAGCGAATCAACCAAAGCGGTTGACGCTATCTCTCAGGGACGAGAACAGGGTGCGACCGTCGCTGACAAAGCCAACCTTGCAACCGAGTCTCTGATTCAGATTGTGTCGTATATTGACCAGATCAGCTCTCAGAACATTCAGGTCGCTACTGCGACTGAAGAGCAGTCATCTGTCGTGCAGGAAATCAACCGCAATATTGAAGATATCAACCATTTAACTGCTGAAACGGCTGATATCGCGAACCAGCTCAATGTTTCCAGTGATCAGTTACAAGAACTCTCTGATCAGATGGATAAGCTGGTAAGACGATTCAAACTTTAA
- a CDS encoding tagatose bisphosphate family class II aldolase, which yields MYLISSHEMLQDAQRHGYAVPAFNIHNLETVQVVVETAAQFRSPVILAGTPGTYKHAGVEYLISICKSAAKKHRLPLVMHLDHHEDNADIRTKVEAGIRSAMIDASHYPFEENIARVKSVVDFCHKLGVSVEAELGLLGGQEDDLIIDEADAQLTDPTSAREFAIRTGIDSLAVAIGTAHGLYKSEPKLDFARLAAIRECVDIPLVLHGASGIPDSDVRKCIELGVCKVNVATELKIAFSDAMKQYLNQHPDANDPRQYLVPGMDAMRAIVEDKIRVCGSANRI from the coding sequence ATGTACCTGATTTCTTCTCATGAAATGCTGCAAGATGCCCAACGCCATGGCTACGCTGTGCCCGCATTTAATATCCATAACCTGGAAACCGTTCAGGTGGTCGTCGAAACCGCAGCCCAATTTCGCTCGCCTGTCATTCTGGCAGGAACCCCCGGTACATATAAACATGCCGGAGTGGAGTACCTGATCTCTATCTGCAAGTCTGCTGCGAAAAAGCATCGGCTGCCCTTGGTGATGCATCTGGATCATCACGAAGATAACGCAGATATCCGCACCAAAGTTGAGGCAGGAATCCGCTCTGCCATGATTGATGCCTCACACTACCCGTTCGAAGAAAATATTGCACGAGTGAAATCCGTGGTGGATTTCTGCCACAAACTTGGCGTGAGTGTAGAAGCAGAACTGGGACTCTTGGGCGGCCAGGAAGACGACTTGATTATTGATGAAGCCGACGCTCAACTCACCGATCCTACCTCTGCAAGAGAATTTGCAATACGCACAGGGATCGACTCTCTGGCCGTCGCGATTGGTACGGCCCACGGCTTATACAAATCTGAGCCAAAACTGGATTTTGCTCGTCTGGCTGCCATCCGGGAATGTGTCGATATTCCGCTGGTGTTGCATGGCGCATCCGGCATCCCCGATTCCGATGTCCGGAAATGTATCGAATTAGGGGTTTGTAAAGTTAATGTGGCGACAGAACTGAAAATTGCCTTCTCTGACGCGATGAAGCAATACCTGAACCAGCATCCGGATGCTAACGATCCGCGACAGTATCTCGTCCCGGGTATGGATGCAATGCGGGCCATCGTAGAAGACAAAATTCGAGTCTGCGGCAGCGCAAACAGAATTTAA